The Lycium barbarum isolate Lr01 chromosome 11, ASM1917538v2, whole genome shotgun sequence genome contains the following window.
GAAGCATCTATTCAAAGTGTAGGTCTTTGCAAAAGGAGTAGATGTTGATTCCGTGGTCCTAATGGCTGCTAGAGCTTCACGGGTGGAAAACCAAGACGCAATTGATGCTGCCATTGTGGGGATGTTGGCTGATCCTAAAGAGGTTTGCTAGTGCTCAAAACTTATAAATTTGCTTTACTGTTTGCGATAAGTAGCATCCTTACATATTTTACCTCTGTCCTTCTACTCTATAATCTAGGCGAGAGCTGGAATTCAAGAGGTTCATTTCCTTCCGTTCAATCCAACTGATAAGCGAACAGCTCTAACATATCTTGACAATGAAGGCAAAATGCATCGAGTCAGTAAAGGTGCACCTGAACAGGTAAAGAGTTATCTGCTTTTGATTTTATATCTTGATAGTTTGCATTACTAATACTCTGTCATGGTTGCTAGATTTTGAACCTTGCACACAATAAATCCGACATACAGCACAAGGTTCATTCTATCATCGATAAATTTGCTGAGCGAGGATTGCGTTCTCTTGCAGTAGCATATCAGGTAATGTATAGTTGTATCTATTTCTCAGTTAGACAGTCCATACCAACTGTCTTAGATTCAATGTATTGTGTGTTGTCGTTCTGAACTTGATGCCCGTAACGTTTTACAGGAAGTTCCTGAAGGAAGAAAGGAGTCTCCAGGAGGTCCATGGCAATTTATTGGTCTCATGCCTCTTTTTGATCCACCAAGGCATGACAGTGCAGAGACAATTAGAAGGGCCTTAAATCTTGGGGTGAATGTGAAAATGATCACCGGTGCGTATATCtttttatactccctctgtttcaatttgtttgaacctatttcttttttagtccgtgctaaaatgaatgacctgtttcctaatttggaaacaaattcactttatgaatgatttacagccacacaaattttcaaggcttattttgaaccacaagtttcaaaagtcttccctctttcttaaatgtcgtgcccagccaaatgggttcatataaattgaaacggagggagtattattcaTCTTTTTCCCTACTTAGTTGAACAATATTCAGATGAATTTAGTACGCTGATAACAAACATTGGATGTTTTGAAGTACAATGCAATTAAATTATGAATAACAAACACGGAAACCATGTAAATTTATTCTTCAGGTTCATCCTTGCCTACTGCTATATTTAGCTTCTTTGTAGTTTAGACAACATCTGCCTTCTAAGGCTCGAACTTATTGCTAAGTACGAGAGGTCTTGGactcatctttttcttttttgctgtcgcggggggggggggggggggggggttgggttGCATCCGCGAAGTCCTAATCTGAATATTCAGCATATagaatttctttttccttttcgtGAGTTGTCAGAATCTTTTATAAGTATGTTGAATGGGATAAATTTTTCATTATCTTTTATAATGACTTTCTGGTCTAATATCCATAAGTAATCTTCTCCCACATCAGGTGATCAACTAGCGATTGGAAAGGAGACGGGACGCCGTTTAGGAATGGGAAACAATATGTATCCTTCTGCTTCTTTACTGGGCCAGGACAAGGATGAGTCTATTGTAGCTATGCCTGTTGATGAGCTCATCGAAAAAGCAGATGGTTTTGCTGGTGTTTTTCCTGGTAAAGTTTTATTCTCTAGAGAATTTGATGATTAATGTTCTTCTTCCTTTTCCTTCAGTTGATAAATGTTAGTATTAGATATTAGTTAGGATTAATTTTAAAGTGGTAATTAATTTTTAGATGCTGATGAAGGCAATATTTAGGGCAGTGAACCTTTAAAAGATCCTTCCTTCAGTTAATTTAAGTTTTCTAATGTTTTTCCTTATGACGtaatctttcttttcttcttcttcacccatAAACTAATTGATATGCAGAGCACAAATATGAAATTGTGAGACGTTTACAAGAAAAAAAGCACATATGTGGCATGACTGGTGACGGCGTGAATGATGCACCTGCTTTAAAGAAAGCTGACATTGGAATAGCTGTTGCAGATGCAACAGATGCTGCGCGCAGTGCTTCTGATATAGTCCTCACTGAACCTGGACTGAGTGTCATTATTAGTGCTGTATTAACTAGTCGTGCGATCTTTCAGAGAATGAAAAACTACACGGTAAACTTAAGTATGCCACTATAAATGCATTAAaaactactccctctgttccaatttatgtgatacactttccttttagtttgtcccaaaaagaatgatacatatCCTTATTTggtaataatttaactttaaactttaccttttatgcttaacgagatgatctataaccacacaaatatttttgacttattttagacccCAAGactcaaaagtcttcctttatttcttatactttgtgcccagtcaaactatatcacataaattgggacagagggagtagaaTTTATGAGAGACCAAGTCTATTTTAGTGTAAACATTTCCTTAAAGATCCATAACTTTTAGCTACCCATCTCATTTCTCTTTAAAGTGTGTACCACGTTTTTATATTTATCCTCACATTTAACTCCCTCACTTCCTAATGTGATGTTTATGGTAGCTATTCGTTTAGACTAATGCATTTGAATTTTGTGCAGATTTATGCAGTCTCCATTACTATCCGTGTAGTGGTAAGCATTTGATTAGTGTTAGAGCTCTTTCTACTAGTTTAAACTTTGTTCATGCAGCAGAATATTTAAGCATATTGCTGTCAAGATTTGGAACCCCTTTTTCCGCTTTCTGAGcttccaattttttatttttgcagtttggCTTTATGTTACTTGCTTTGATTTGGAAATTTGATTTCCCACCTTTCATGGTCTTGGTTATTGCAATCCTTAATGATGGTACGCTTTCTTGGttctgtcccaaaaaaaaaaaaaaaaaattgcttcccTTTTCTGTTGTTTAAGTAGATTTATTATAACCAGTGCTGCATTGTAATATATGCATTATATGGCATACTAGGCACCATAATGACAATATCGAAGGACAGGGTTAAACCTTCTCCTTTGCCAGACAGCTGGAAACTTTCAGAAATTTTTGCAACCGGAATTGTTCTTGGTGGTTATCTAGCAATGATGACAGTCATTTTTTTTTGGGCTGCATATGAAACGGACTTTTTTCCGGTAAGAAACGTTACTCTATTATAAAGGACTTCAAGTAAAATTCCTTGAAAAGCTCCTTGCTTTTAACTTTTATATATTTGCTTGGAGGTTCTCTGTGACAATTTTATGGAGAACCTGGGCTACTTTTGCATTTTATAGCTAGAAAACTACGGTTTGCATTGCTAGACTTTATGCTTCtccagtttttttttcttttttgtttgatATTCTTTCTTATGATTGCCAATGGAATTATGCTTTGTGGTTTGCATCTTATGCCTCTAGTACATTTACCAGTGTCACATGGAAGCAATCATTTCTTTCATAATGAGTTTTTCGTAGTCAGTACTTGGATATTATTAGCATCTAGTATTCAGTGTAATACTTTAAGACTAGAGGCTTTATCTATGTCATTTTTGTGTGTACTCACAAATACTTAAATTGCTCTCTTCCATTACTTCTTAGCGTGTTTTTGGAGTTGCAACACTGGAGAAAGGTGTTGCTCGTGACGACTTCAGAAAGCTCGCATCAGCAATATATCTACAAGTGAGTACCATCAGTCAGGCACTAATCTTTGTGACACGAGCTAGAAGTTGGTCATTTTTTGAGCGTCCAGGCCTTTTGCTTGTGGCAGCATTTCTTCTTGCCCAACTGGTTAGTAAGTTATAGCCATTTCCTTCGATCTCTTTTATATCAAGTAACTTGTCAAATCAAGTACATGTATTGCAAGCAGGTCGCTACTCTTATCGCTGTGTATGCAAATTGGAGTTTTGCAGCAATTGAAGGGATTGGATGGGGATGGGCAGGTGTAATTTGGCTGTATAACCTTGTGTTTTACATTCCACTCGATTTTATAAAGTTCTCCATCAGATATGCATTGAGTGGGAAGGCCTGGGATCTACTTTTCGAGCAAAGGGTATGAAATTTTGATATGGACGATAAATATATATTTTCGAAAATTCACCAAAGTTTCAAAAATATCAATTTTCGAACCCATAATTTCTAAGAACTTTAAATTTTAGACCCCTCTGATTCTAGTGCCTTATAAAACCAAACTTATGCTTGTGTTTATCATACCTCTTATCTTCTATTCAGATTGCATTTACAAAGAAAAAGAACTTTGGGAAAGAAGAACGCGAGCTCAAATGGGCACAGGCTCAGAGGACCCTTCACGGGCTGCATCCACCTGAGACTGATTATGGGGACCGCAACAGTCATGCTGATCTCAACCAAATAGCAGATGAGGCAAGACGAAGAGCTGAGATGGCAAGGTAAATCAAACTCACGTGCAAACATGAGTCTTGTGAAGTCCAGAAAGCACTAGTCCCTCCGTTTCACACGGGACATGGAGTTTAAAGAAAATATGAATGACTTTTTggacttgtggtcttaaacatgtcatttTGTGGCAAAACAATCATGTCATTAAagttaaaatgagaagtctaaagTTAACTCTATAAGTAAAAAGGTGTCATTCTTTTGTAGAATACTAAAAGGGAACAGATGGAGTATTAATATCCAATCAATTGAGTAGCAGAGTGATCTGTATAGGATTGATATGCTTCATTGATAGAACAGAAAGTTCCCAATTTACCTTTTTGTCCGCAAAGACAATCATTTTTACATATAAGTGCATTTTATCAGACATTAGACTGTAATATAGTACGAGAAGGGAATTCAATCATGTAAACCACGCGTCAGGCTTGTCTAATTATACCAATTTGCTTTAATTTTGCAGGCTTAGGGAATTACGCACTCTGAAAGGGCATGTTGAATCAGTTGTGAAACTGAAGAATCTTGACATTGAAACAATACAACAATCATACACAGTTTGAGAGGATGATGAGATATTACATCCATATGGTATGTTGTTACTTTAGAATCTTTTAGGTTCGtttgaacattttttttttctttctgaattTTCACTTTGTTCACTTGGTACATTCATCAACCCTAGAAATGTGACGCTTTTTACTTTTCTTTAGTCGACTGAATAGTTATAGCAGAGTCGACTTCCCTGTATGTCTAAAGAACTTGATTAGTAAGCAGATAAAGATAAATAAAGTAATGCAGAAATGAAATGTCACAGATATTTTTATATTGGTTCGGATCACCGGTGTGGTACCTAATCCAGTCCCTTGGGTTACAAGGCTGTCCTTACAGCCTTTGAGCAATCTTGAGTTCAAAGTTGGTTCAGGTTGAACCGCGTATCCATTTTGGACTTCTTCTAAAATCTGTAATTGACAACCTCAGGCTGTATAGTTacctatccttttttttttctaacactgATAGACTTAATTGAATATAATGCTTTTTACAAGATTAAGAGTGAATAAGAATATTGCTCAAGTGAAGATGTTCTTTTCTTCGGCTCGTGAGGTCTTCTTTTATAGTTGGCTGCTTCAAGTCTTGAGGAAGGCAGTGAATCAATCTTTCCATTCGATTGATTTTGATTGGCTCGCTCTAAGGTAACCCAAGGGAATTTGTTCTCAATCAGGGTTTTGAAGTGATCTGCTAATTGATCTTGTATCTTCCTTCTTTCGATGGTTTAGGGCTTGAGATCTTCGCTGGTTGATTGGTTGACTTCCGTCATCTCTTGACAGTTTTGTACTAGTTGTCTgcaatctgttttttttttcttttttcggtaACTGAATAATTTCATTAACCAAAAGTGAACATTACAAACCGAGCAGGGCTGGCCCACTCCTTCCTCTCTAGCAACATGTTGCTAGTGACAACATGATAACAAAAGAACCACGTAGCAATAGTGAAAACAGTACAAAACTAAGGCTATCCTATACAACATATATGGGAAATGTGATGCTTTTTTACTTTTCTGTAGTCGACTGATAGTTGTAGTAGAGTCGACTTCCCTGTATATCTAAAGAACTTGATTAGTAAGCAGATAAAGATAAATAAAGTAATGCAGAAATGAAATGTCACAGATATTTTTATATTGGTTCGGATCACCGGTGTGGTGcctaatccagtccccttgggttacaAGGCTGTCCTTACAGCCTTTGAGCAATCTTGAGTTCAAAGTTGGTTCAGGTTGAACCGCGTATCCACTTTGGACTTCTTCTAAAATCTGTAATGGACAACCTCAGGCTGTATAgttacctatttttttttttttttttttctaacactgATAGACTTAATTGAATATAATGCTTTTTACAATATTAAGAGTGAATAAGAATATTGCTCAAGTGAAGATGTGCTTTTCTTCGTCTCGTGAGGTCTTCTTTTATAGTTGGCTGCTTCAAGTCTTGAGGAAGGCAGTGAATCAATCTTTCCATTCGATTGATTCTGATTGGCTCGCTCTAAGGTAACCCAAGGGAATTTGTTCTCAATTAGGGTTTTGAAGTGATCTGCTAATTGATCTTGTATCTTCCTTCTTTCGATGGTTTAGGGCTTGAGATCTTCGCTGGTTGATTGGTTGACTTCCGTCATCTCTTGACAGTTTTGTACTAGTTGTCTGCAatctgtttttttcttttcttttttcggtAACTGAATAATTTCATTAACCAAAAGTGAACATTACAAACCGAGCAGGGCTGACTCACTGCTTCCTCTCTAGCAACATGCTGCTAGTGACAACAGGATAACAAAAGAACCACCTAGCAATAGTGAAAACAGTACAAAACTAAGGCTGTCCTATACAACATATATGGGAATGAATTAAGATTAACCAGTACACTCTTCCATGACAAAATTCTGCTTCTCTGATATGGATATGGATAGCAATTTCTCCACAGATCTTCTCAGCATCAAAACTTCCTTGTTTAAACCTCAAGCTGTTGCGCTCCCCCAAGATGAGATAAACATACATAGAAAAGCAGTAGGCAGAAATAGCACACCTATGATTCCTGGTCACCAGTAATTCTAGAATAACCCGGCCGTACTAGTAACCTTTCCCAAATAGTTTTTGTAACACAACAATCAAAGAAAAGATGGTCAAAGGTTTCTCTGCTTGTTGCAAAAAAAGCACAATTTGGAGGAACAACTATTCCAATCTTCGGTAGTAGCTCAACAGTTGCTAATCTTCTTTGGCCAGTCAGCCAGAGAATAAATTTGAATCAAGGATGCAACTGTTTGTTCAACACTACACTCTTCCAGGCCACTCTTGGATAATGAGGAATAACAACAGATACTCCTTGtgtatttctgtcacgacccaaccggggggccgtgacgagcacctggagctaacctaccgagcaatTCCTAACATACATCTCGTAATCATATCTAAGcgggccacatggctaactcacaactatcataatctgtaagagaCACGAGTTCAAGAGATATATGCACATCTATATAATcaccatcaactatgcccatatatacaagccgacaaggctgccaaaaatgatatacaaaatatgaaccgatgaggttatagaacatctgactatatacatctgtctactagcctctacatggagtgcttagcatcataaggatgggacagacACCTgtatgcccatatatgtacacaaaagaataataccagctgaaccgtagctccggaacaaatggagcgctcctgtacaatcgccgatgaagcagcctaggggtctagtccgtctccctatctacctgcgggcatgaacgcaacgtccacaaacaaaaggacgtcagtatgaataatgttccgagtatgtaaggcatgagtaacaaaatGATGGAAGTATGAAgacaacataagataaagagatcaatctgtacctctgaatgcctcttatgGCGGATGTcctgcatgcttagcttttttaaaaaaacattttcatatatatatagtaccgtacccggccatataggctctgtgttatcatcatatcatcatcatcccgcgtccggggtaacaccATAACCTgtccactacagtggtgtgcacatctacgtgtcttcccggccgactatagcgcggcgcggcgtgagaaaatacatacatatatagaaagcatgcatgagagcccaaatgaaagctataactctattagagtgacgtatggtcggtaaacctccgattgccattatggaatcatcatcatcactatatctcaccttgaaggaacaattaccataagatgagatcaataacaatgaacAAGATCACTAATCGggaaacaaagttcaataatatcataagaacatcaagaactataagctttagtATTTCCAGAAATGGAGTCATCATAGAGGACATTTGTATATATGTTCGTATCGAAGTGATCATTCCATAAGAAGGAAAGggttatccttaacataccttttcgcctccttaactacttaacgtttttCCTCCCAagatcgtaaatctacattcaagaggattcatactagagttaagtcttgaaaacactcataagttcaaactagagtaattagtgagctagcggaatgtaacacctcgtgcattcaagctaagatttgactcgtaagacgggggtataatgaacccaatatgAGTAGTGTAGAAAGGGTGTATGAAACCCAATCAATCCATAAGAAGAGTCCTTGGGAAAAGTAAAGTCGGAGGCTACCCTATggagcatgttttcaagtgagtttgcactaGGTCTCACTTAAAGTGAGTATACGGAAAAATCTatatggaatttgggaaaacgtcatTCTTgtaagttgtagatatttgaaatacctttccaacggtatattatggaggttaaacgaacatctgtacaaaaagttatgtccgttttactaAAATAGTGTTCTGCCAATTTACGGCagaatttacgggccgtaaaattgTCCAAAAAATCCAGCAAACTGTTAtggatttacggtccgtaaatctgaTTTACGAGCCGTAAAATGGGCCTAAAGTGAGCGTAAAACAGGTCCGACAACAACTTTAAAACTTCATTtgaaggctttttcacttcattcttcacatcccCAAGCTGTAGAACGACCATTCTCTCTTCTCCTCATCCTcatacatcaaggtaagtcccTCCCATGTATTCCCAAGTGAATTTTAATGATTATACATGAATTCTAAGCGAAATCCTATGTTAACAacctaggattttcaagaaaacccgtctcaaggttcaagattcaagattcaagattttggaattcttcttcaaagattcagacttttctcaaatttttggagcgattaaggtatatagggtttctatctacgtgggaaacatcattgttcttccccactccacgttcttccatgattatacgaaagttCTCCAAAAATCAGggttttagccatgttcatgataaacCCTAAGTCCGTGTACTATGATATACTATGTTTAGATTTATAATTCGTTATTGTACTCCTAatcttccattttggttattgggaatccgttcgtaatccatgaaaacccatactttgcattccatgggttcttacatgcaagttattaattactatgtttattttcatgaaacactTTACAtgtttacacgttttcatgcaagtatattatgtaactatATCCATGTATAATGCAAGTCATGCTTTATGGAAAACCATGGCTCAGATGCCGcctattttcatgttcatgtttttgggagttgcacagattatcgagaaggctcaaatagcctgaaactacgttagccaccgtaggataaggatcgctccgcccatgtttaggacgattccttaatattgattggatcctttcatgccaTATTTATATCTTATACCCCTAGCAAGGTATGAGAGCTCTACTGGCCGatcaggtaccagactccacgtatccacgtggtgattcatgttgtcggttatatttatgaTCTCTctacttaaaatgttttacttatgttatatttatatatatatgtattcatgttcatgaccagactttagtttcagtttcagctcttattATGATATTTCATGTGCCACGTTTATtttattcagttgctttacataccagtacatttaatgtgcggacgtcccctttctattgtcTGGGgccctgcatttcacgatgcaggtacggacttACAGGACGACGAATCTACTCTATAGGATCATCCACGTattagcttttggtgagccccatcttcttcggggtttagtcattatttacttttatgatagttatgcattt
Protein-coding sequences here:
- the LOC132616546 gene encoding plasma membrane ATPase 1-like isoform X1, producing MADKDEVLEALKKEAVDLESIPLEEVFQNLRCNREGLTSQDAQRRLEIFGYNKLEEKHESKFLKFLGFMWNPLSWVMEAAAIMAIALANGGGKPCDWQDFVGIIALLFINSTISFIEENNAGNAAAALMARLAPKAKVLRDGKWGEEDAAVLVPGDIVSIKLGDIVPADARLLDGDPLKIDQSSLTGESLPVTKNPGDEVFSGSTCKQGEIEAVVIATGVHTFFGKAAHLVDSTNQVGHFQKVLTAIGNFCICSIAVGMIIEIIVMYPIQNRDYRPGIDNLLVLLIGGIPIAMPTVLSVTMAIGSHRLSQQGAITKRMTAIEEMAGMDVLCSDKTGTLTLNKLTVDKNLIEVFAKGVDVDSVVLMAARASRVENQDAIDAAIVGMLADPKEARAGIQEVHFLPFNPTDKRTALTYLDNEGKMHRVSKGAPEQILNLAHNKSDIQHKVHSIIDKFAERGLRSLAVAYQEVPEGRKESPGGPWQFIGLMPLFDPPRHDSAETIRRALNLGVNVKMITGDQLAIGKETGRRLGMGNNMYPSASLLGQDKDESIVAMPVDELIEKADGFAGVFPEHKYEIVRRLQEKKHICGMTGDGVNDAPALKKADIGIAVADATDAARSASDIVLTEPGLSVIISAVLTSRAIFQRMKNYTIYAVSITIRVVFGFMLLALIWKFDFPPFMVLVIAILNDGTIMTISKDRVKPSPLPDSWKLSEIFATGIVLGGYLAMMTVIFFWAAYETDFFPRVFGVATLEKGVARDDFRKLASAIYLQVSTISQALIFVTRARSWSFFERPGLLLVAAFLLAQLVATLIAVYANWSFAAIEGIGWGWAGVIWLYNLVFYIPLDFIKFSIRYALSGKAWDLLFEQRIAFTKKKNFGKEERELKWAQAQRTLHGLHPPETDYGDRNSHADLNQIADEARRRAEMARLRELRTLKGHVESVVKLKNLDIETIQQSYTV
- the LOC132616546 gene encoding plasma membrane ATPase 1-like isoform X2 gives rise to the protein MADKDEVLEALKKEAVDLESIPLEEVFQNLRCNREGLTSQDAQRRLEIFGYNKLEEKHESKFLKFLGFMWNPLSWVMEAAAIMAIALANGGGKPCDWQDFVGIIALLFINSTISFIEENNAGNAAAALMARLAPKAKVLRDGKWGEEDAAVLVPGDIVSIKLGDIVPADARLLDGDPLKIDQSSLTGESLPVTKNPGDEVFSGSTCKQGEIEAVVIATGVHTFFGKAAHLVDSTNQVGHFQKVLTAIGNFCICSIAVGMIIEIIVMYPIQNRDYRPGIDNLLVLLIGGIPIAMPTVLSVTMAIGSHRLSQQGAITKRMTAIEEMAGMDVLCSDKTGTLTLNKLTVDKNLIEVFAKGVDVDSVVLMAARASRVENQDAIDAAIVGMLADPKEARAGIQEVHFLPFNPTDKRTALTYLDNEGKMHRVSKGAPEQILNLAHNKSDIQHKVHSIIDKFAERGLRSLAVAYQEVPEGRKESPGGPWQFIGLMPLFDPPRHDSAETIRRALNLGVNVKMITGDQLAIGKETGRRLGMGNNMYPSASLLGQDKDESIVAMPVDELIEKADGFAGVFPEHKYEIVRRLQEKKHICGMTGDGVNDAPALKKADIGIAVADATDAARSASDIVLTEPGLSVIISAVLTSRAIFQRMKNYTIYAVSITIRVVFGFMLLALIWKFDFPPFMVLVIAILNDGTIMTISKDRVKPSPLPDSWKLSEIFATGIVLGGYLAMMTVIFFWAAYETDFFPRVFGVATLEKGVARDDFRKLASAIYLQVSTISQALIFVTRARSWSFFERPGLLLVAAFLLAQLQLKGLDGDGQV